In Glycine max cultivar Williams 82 chromosome 15, Glycine_max_v4.0, whole genome shotgun sequence, the DNA window GTGTCACTTTCATTCTTTCCTATCCCTGGTCTGTCCTACGTAGTGGAATATATAATAAGACCACTAACAGAAATtgcttatattatatatgactAGAAGAATTATGTTTTATTCAGAAGTCAAAGCCCATCACTTATTAAAATGTTAGGATGTAAAATACAAGTGCAGCTTTATGTAACTGAAATTGGCTGTCGAATTTGACGAGGAGAGTGAGAATGAAGAAAgttgttatcattatttttgCTCTTGCTTGTCTATCAATCCTTCAGAAAACGTCATATGCAGCTGATGTCTTGACTCCAACATCTTCCATTAAAGGTGGCCAAGAACTCATTTCTGCTGGACAAAATTTTTCTCTTGGATTCTTCACTCCAGGAACCTCCAAAAGCCGCTATGTAGGGATATGGTACAAGAATATTTTGCCTCAAACCATAGTTTGGGTAGCAAACAGAGATAGTCCACTTAATGACACGAGTGGAAATTTAACCGTTGCTGCTGATGGGAATATTGTACTTTTTGATGGAGCAGGTAACAGAATATGGTTTACAAATTCATCAAGACCAATTCAAGAACCAATTGCAAAGCTGTTGGATTCGGGAAACTTGGTGCTGATAGATGGAAAGAACAGTGATTCTGATAGTTATATATGGCAAAGCTTTGATTATCCAACAGATACAATGTTACCTGGCTTGAAGTTGGGTTGGGATAAGACCTCAGGTCTCAATAGATATTTGACTTCTTGGAAGAGTGCTAATGACCCCTCTCCTGGAAACTTTACCTACAGATTTGACCAGAAAGAATTTCCTGAGTTGGTAATCCGCCAGGGAATGAACATCACATTCAGAAGTGGAATTTGGGATGGCATCCGTTTTAATTCAGATGATTGGTTATCATTTAACGAAATTACAGCCTTCAAGCCGCAGCTTTCAGTAACTAGAAATGAGGCAGTGTATTGGGATGAACCAGGAGATAGATTGTCAAGGTTTGTGATGAGGGATGACGGGTTACTTCAAAGATATATTTGGGACAACAAAATTCTTAAGTGGACTCAGATGTATGAGGCAAGGAAAGACTTTTGTGATACCTATGGAGCATGTGGGGCGAATGGTATTTGCAATATTAAGGATTTGCCTGCTTACTGTGATTGCTTGAAAGGCTTCATTCCAAATTCACAGGAAGAATGGGATTCATTTAATTGGTCTGGTGGGTGCATCAGGAGAACACCCTTAAACTGCACAGAAGGTGATAGGTTTCAGAAATTAAGCTGGGTAAAACTACCCATGTTATTGCAATTTTGGACTAATAATAGCATGAGTCTTGAAGAATGCCATGTGGAGTGCTTGAAGAACTGTTCCTGCACGGCGTATGCAAATTCTGCCTTGAATGAAGGGCCTCATGGCTGCTTGCTTTGGTTTGGGAACTTGATTGACATCAGGCTGCTTATAACTGAAGAGGATGCAGGTGGACAACTTGATCTTTATGTAAGGTTAGCTGCTTCAGAAATAGGTATGAATGGGTTCTGCTTTAATATGGCATGTAGTGTTACCTTCTTAATATGTCCCCGCCTTAGTATGAATAAAGAAGATAGAATTTAGAAGTCTATCCTCCCTTTCAGGTCTCTTAATCTGAACTGTTTTTTTCACATGCCTAATTCTAggcaaacaacaataacatacAGTGAAGAGACAAATTATTCATtcatttgcatttcaataaaaTGTATTCTTGATTAAGTTTTCTTCAATGCTTACATCTGCATTTTCTTGAAGAAATATCTGCCCTAAACTTTAGCATCTGCTTTTGTTCTTGTGAAGAGTCCACTGCGAATGCTAGTAAAAGGAGAAAGATAGCACTGATTATTTCGGCATCGTCTTTGGCACTGCTGCTTTTGTGTATTATTTTGTGCCTTTCTAAGAAGTATATAAAACGGAGGAGGACCACTACTGATTTGGGTAAGATTCTTAAGCAATTCAACTTGCTTGCTTATATTAAGAATTCTTCTCAACTTTGTTTCTTCCATCCAAGAGACTTTTCATATCTTTGTGGGACTAGGGCATGTATATTcgagaagaagaaataaaataaattgcattAATAGCTATAGTTTACTGTGAGAAACAACATATTCATTTCAAGGTTGACGTTCATAAATTCAGCCTAGAGCTCAGATGATCGACAGATCAAGCAAGCTCAGTGAtgtttctcattatttttttggtttttcaaagTTTAGCTAGAGCGGTTGAACCAAATTATTATCAGACtaaaaagtatataatataCGCATGCAATGGTTGAGTAAGTTTATCTTTGATAAATTACCAAGAAAATGGTGACTGTGATAGTTATAAGCAATGTGGAAATTGTTTCTTCAAGTCGCAGGTCATAGAAATCATAATGAAGATCAAGCACCACCTCTTTTTGAGATATATACTATTCTGGCTGCTACAAACAATTTTTCAATTGAGAACAAGATTGGGGAAGGTGGTTTTGGCCCAGTATACAGggtaaatctttttttttttttcattaagaagtgtgcttttatttttcctcatgaATTTAACTACTTCCTTTAAAATCAGGGTAAATTGGCTCACGGACAAGAAATAGCTGTGAAAAGGCTATCAAAAACCTCAAAACAAGGCATCTCAGAGTTTATGAATGAAGTTGGATTGGTAGCCAAACTCCAACACCGTAATCTTGTGAGTGTTTTGGGTGGGTGCACTCAAGGAGAAGAAAGAATGTTGGTCTATGAATACATGCCAAATAGTAGCTTGGACCACTTCATTTTTGGTAATACCACCACTTCAAAACTATGTAATTTACTAGCAACTTGGAAAAGCTCTGCTAGCATATTTACTCTTTTGCTTTAAGTAACCTGTTCTGTAATGGCTAAGTGAGCTCTTTCTAATCTTCCATAGATCCTAAGCAAGGAAAAACTTTGAAGTGGAGGAAACGATATGATATAATTGTGGGGATTGCTCGAGGACTACTTTATCTCCATCAAGATTCAAAACTAACCATCATTCATAGGGATCTAAAAACTAGTAACATTCTACTAGACAACGAATTGAACCCCaaaatttctgattttggtGTATCCCGCATTGTTGAAGGAGATCATTTTGCAGTAACAACAAATGAAATTGTTGGGACAATGTAAGCCCTATGGTGAATAACTGATATTTACTTaggataatataaattttttatagaatagtttattaaaaaataatatgattcaTGCTGCTTATTGTTTGTTGATAATGTGTGCAGTGGTTATATGTCCCCTGAGTATGCAGTAAATGGGCTTCTTTCCGTGAAGTCTGATGTGTTTAGCTTCGGAGTTATAGTGTTAGAGATATTAAGTGGAACCAAAAGTAATAACTTCAAAGTCAAACATCCAGATCATGACCATAATCTATTGGGGCAGGTAACCAAAACCAACCACATGCAATGCAATATTGACTTTACTGTAAAAGCCACTTCCTgatctttctttgttttatgTTTACCTTTACCAGTATTAACATTCTCTTAAAATACCTAGGCATGGAGATTATGGAATGAAGAACGAGCTGTGGAATTCATGGATGTTAATTTAGACCTTACAACTATTCCATCAGAATTTATGAGCTGCCTGCAAGTTGGTCTCTTATGTGTTCAAAATTTACCTGAAGACAGACCAACTATGTCGTCTGTGGTTTTCATGTTGAGCAATGAAAGCATTGCACTAGGCCAACCAAAGAAGCCTGACTTCTTTGAAGAAAAGTTAGAGTATCGTGGGTACAGCGAGAAAGAGAGTTTTAGTAACAATGCTATGACTATAACATTGTTAGAAGCTCGAAATTAGTTGCTAACTTATAGGTTCTTTTGCAATATTTCTTTAAAAGTAGTTGGTCAAAAAAGCATTTAGTCAGTTTGGTGATATATTGTGAAAGAGAACAATAGTtggatgaaagaaagaggactgTAGGTGTATTACATAAAGGCCCTATAGAATAactttattttctgttatttttataggtttaaatatgttgaaaatccttaaattatatttgaatttcgCAATTGATGgttgaaaattttttatttctcgttGGATCCCTAAAACTTCAAATGTTGTGAGAGATTCCTTCTTATCATTAGTCTCGGTCCAAAACATAATAGTGTGTCCAAATCATAATAGTCATTCATGACATGCcacctaaatttttttatttttatatttaatttttaaaaaaaattgctcccacccatttttctttcttttttttcctttccttcttcccCTTTGGCGACCCCAAAACCTCGAACACCACCTTCGTCCAAGTTGACCCCGGTGTGAAAGTCCACCCCAAccactcaacaacaacaacttgaAACCCAAACCCTGCCCCCTCTGCCTCCACAGCAAGCCCATTATGGTTGCATGCGCCACTACAGGGTGTGACTACCTCGACTTCTCTAGCGAGCCTAAGTTCATAGAGCGCATGGAGGGAACACACCACAAGAGGACTGCCGAGACCACACATTCGCCATCTTTGCTTATGGCTTCTTCTCCAAACCTGCCACACACCATAACTGTAACCTGATTTTTCAGATCTGGTTTTTTCCTCCCAAGTTTGGGTTTGTTGACTGGTTTGCGGTACCACTGACGCAGGTCCAATTTTGGGTTGGCGGTTCATGCAACAGTTGAAGGGGTGATGCACGGTAGAGGGTTCAGTGAAAATTGAGTTTGGGTTTTGGATTTAGGAAGAGAATTAAGAGAGAAAGGAGAGGAAAGAGATGACAGAATTTGTGCATGGAGGAGCAGAGGAGGGGATCAAAATACTTAATAGCATGGCGATACATTTATACAAAACTTCTATCCCAAGTACACACAATGGAGTTGTAGACAATCAAGTAAAATCCAATGCATGAAATCATTTGATCTATGGACAACATCGTTGTGGTTGCGCGCGAAGAACCAGCCGAGGAGAGGGGAATAGAGGAGGACGGTGTCGATTGATTTGTGGAAGGAGGGGGATGTGAGGAAGCTAGTGACAGTGGCGAGGAAGGTGGCAAAGGAGGAGGAGGTGTCGTGGTCGACAATATTGTAGTTCACATGTTTGGATGTTCTTTATACATGTATTGCTAGCGTGTCTAACTAATAAATGTGACATCCTTTATTCCTATAACatcttattttttgtaaaataaattaaaaaagattttatttaaaactaaacaGTCTtagaaagataaagataatgagatttttataattaaataaataaggacaAATGATAACATTGGGGTATAAGCAATCTTGTATTAGAGGAAGTTGAAACACAATGCTCTAATAGGACGTGATATTGAGTTAtatgtttctatattaattgtatgaaattttagacggccttgtttgagccgagatgactttattatttatttgaacaagtttgaatatgatgtaaaagaaagtaaatgtgagccttttaccgtattgaaaagattttatttaaatgcgttttaaatttttttaattaattatgatttcttttccttttattagtatatatatatatatatatatatatatatatatatatatatatatatatatatatatatatatggggtaGAGAGTGTCACATTTCACATCATGTTTTTGATGTTTCAAAGTTTAACTAGAAAGGTAAAACCAAATAGTCAAACTAAATAGTATATAACACATATGCATGCAATGGTTGAGTATGTTTATCTTTGATAAGTTTACCAAGAAAATGGCTGGCTGTGATAGGTTCAAGCCATGTGAAAATTGTTTCTTCTAGTCGCAGGTAACAGAAATCATAATGAACATCAAGCATTGCCTCATTTCATGTAGATACTATTCTGGCTGCTACAAACAATTTTTCTATTCAgggtaaatgtttttttttttcccatgaagaagtgttcttttatttttcatcatcaATTTTAAATGTGTCCTATTAAATCAGGGTAAATTGGCACATGGACAAGAAATAGCTGTGAAAAGGTTATCAAAAACCTCAAAGCAAGGAATCTCAACATCGTAATCTTGTGAGTGTTTTGGGAGGGTGCACTCAAGGAGAAGAAAGAATGTTGGTCTATGAATACATGGCAAATAGTAGCTTGGACCACTTCATTTTTGGTAATACCACCAATGCAAAAACACTGTAATTTCGCTTGCTTGCAACTTGGAAAAGCTCTGCTAGCATATCACTCATTATGCTACTTTACTCTTTTGCTTCAGATAACCTATTCTTTAATGGCTAAATGACTTCTCTCTGATCTTCCCCAGATCCTACACAAAGAAAAATTTTGAAGTGGAGGAAActatatgaaattattatgGGGATTTCTCGGGGACTGCTTTATCTCCATCCAGATTCAAAGTTAACCATCATTCACAGGGATCTAAAAACTAGTAACATTCTACTAGACAGCGAATTGACCCCCaaaatttctgattttggtCTTGCCCACATCTTTGAAGGAGGCCATTCTACAGTAACAACAAAAAGAATTGTTGGGACAGTGTAAGCTATGTGATAAATTTCTGTGATTTACTTAGtataatatacatttttatagtataatttattttaaaaaagacttaattatatttttagttctttaaattaagggttctatttattttagattcccaaataaaaatttacattttttaaacaaaccctctaatttgagggactaaaaacataattaggcattttaaaaatataaaattcacgTTGTTTATTGTTTGTGTGTGTAGTGGTTATATGTCCCCTGAGTATGCAGCAAATGGGATTCTTTCCCTAAAGTATGATGTATTTAGCTTTGGAGTTATAGTGTTATAGATATTAAGTGGCATCAGAAATAATAATTTCTACCATCCAGATCATGACCGTAATCTGTTGGGCCAGGTAACCATCCACATGCAATGCAATATTGAGTTTTCTATAAAAGTCACTCTTTCTTTGCAATACaccaatttgtttaattttattagtattaaCCTTCTCTTAAAATACCTAGGCATGGAGATTATGGAAAGAAGGACGAACTGTGGAATTCATGGATGTTAATTTAGACCTTGCAACTATTCCATCAGAATTACTAAGGTGTCTGCAGGTTGGTCTCTTGTGTGTGCAAAAGTTACCTAAAGACAGGCCACCGACTATGTCGTCTGTGGTTTTCATGTTGAGCAATGAAAGTATTACACTTGCCCACCCAAAGAAGCCTGAATTCACTGAACAAGGGTTAGAGTTTCCAGGGTACAACAACAATTCTATGACTATTACTCTATTAGAAGCTCGAAATTAGTTGCTAACTTATAGGTTCCATTGCAATTGCTATTAGGCCGTTTGGTAATATTTTGTGATAGAGAACCAGAATTGGATGAAAGAAAGAGCATTGTAGTAGGTCCATTACAATAGCTTTCTTTTCTTGGTTGTTGGAAAACATTCTCGCACTGAGTTTTCTGGCTGCAATGTTTACTTATATTCTTATTAAAGGATATTTGTActatataggaaaaaaataaaaacaaaaaagagcgAAGCCCCCACCACGACGACAGTGAGACACAAAATAACATAATGATTAAAGAGAACAGGACACAAATTTATATTGAGAAGGCATGACAGAAAGTGGTGCGGCGCAATTGTTTTGCGTAACTATTTGTGCAAGTGACTGGCACGATAGGGTAACAAGGAGATTAGAGAGAGATAAGAGATGAAGAGATTAGAGAGAGATAAGAGAAAGTTAAAGGCCCTTGTACATGTAATTATTTGAACTAACGCGAAGAAAAATTGTGAGTAGACTTTGGTTGAGAAATGAAAACATCATCCACTGGTAATAGTAACTGTTTCcctaaaaatgaaaacaccACCTGTGCCCATAAGGGCAGAGAGATATTACACCAATGTAACTTTACCTCACACTTATATTTCAACAAAAGTGTAAGCCACACCAAAACTAAACTCAGCATTAAATCCAATTAGATTATAAACCTGACTCAGTTTAAGACAGTGTCCAAGTCTGCGACTGCTAGACATACAAACAACCGCATGAGTAAATAACAAAACTACATATTATCGGCTGAAAGTAATTTCAAG includes these proteins:
- the LOC102669607 gene encoding G-type lectin S-receptor-like serine/threonine-protein kinase At4g27290 isoform X3, giving the protein MKKVVIIIFALACLSILQKTSYAADVLTPTSSIKGGQELISAGQNFSLGFFTPGTSKSRYVGIWYKNILPQTIVWVANRDSPLNDTSGNLTVAADGNIVLFDGAGNRIWFTNSSRPIQEPIAKLLDSGNLVLIDGKNSDSDSYIWQSFDYPTDTMLPGLKLGWDKTSGLNRYLTSWKSANDPSPGNFTYRFDQKEFPELVIRQGMNITFRSGIWDGIRFNSDDWLSFNEITAFKPQLSVTRNEAVYWDEPGDRLSRFVMRDDGLLQRYIWDNKILKWTQMYEARKDFCDTYGACGANGICNIKDLPAYCDCLKGFIPNSQEEWDSFNWSGGCIRRTPLNCTEGDRFQKLSWVKLPMLLQFWTNNSMSLEECHVECLKNCSCTAYANSALNEGPHGCLLWFGNLIDIRLLITEEDAGGQLDLYVRLAASEIESTANASKRRKIALIISASSLALLLLCIILCLSKKYIKRRRTTTDLVAGHRNHNEDQAPPLFEIYTILAATNNFSIENKIGEGGFGPVYRGKLAHGQEIAVKRLSKTSKQGISEFMNEVGLVAKLQHRNLVSVLGGCTQGEERMLVYEYMPNSSLDHFIFDPKQGKTLKWRKRYDIIVGIARGLLYLHQDSKLTIIHRDLKTSNILLDNELNPKISDFGVSRIVEGDHFAVTTNEIVGTIGYMSPEYAVNGLLSVKSDVFSFGVIVLEILSGTKSNNFKVKHPDHDHNLLGQY
- the LOC102669607 gene encoding G-type lectin S-receptor-like serine/threonine-protein kinase At4g27290 isoform X1; translation: MKKVVIIIFALACLSILQKTSYAADVLTPTSSIKGGQELISAGQNFSLGFFTPGTSKSRYVGIWYKNILPQTIVWVANRDSPLNDTSGNLTVAADGNIVLFDGAGNRIWFTNSSRPIQEPIAKLLDSGNLVLIDGKNSDSDSYIWQSFDYPTDTMLPGLKLGWDKTSGLNRYLTSWKSANDPSPGNFTYRFDQKEFPELVIRQGMNITFRSGIWDGIRFNSDDWLSFNEITAFKPQLSVTRNEAVYWDEPGDRLSRFVMRDDGLLQRYIWDNKILKWTQMYEARKDFCDTYGACGANGICNIKDLPAYCDCLKGFIPNSQEEWDSFNWSGGCIRRTPLNCTEGDRFQKLSWVKLPMLLQFWTNNSMSLEECHVECLKNCSCTAYANSALNEGPHGCLLWFGNLIDIRLLITEEDAGGQLDLYVRLAASEIESTANASKRRKIALIISASSLALLLLCIILCLSKKYIKRRRTTTDLVAGHRNHNEDQAPPLFEIYTILAATNNFSIENKIGEGGFGPVYRGKLAHGQEIAVKRLSKTSKQGISEFMNEVGLVAKLQHRNLVSVLGGCTQGEERMLVYEYMPNSSLDHFIFDPKQGKTLKWRKRYDIIVGIARGLLYLHQDSKLTIIHRDLKTSNILLDNELNPKISDFGVSRIVEGDHFAVTTNEIVGTIGYMSPEYAVNGLLSVKSDVFSFGVIVLEILSGTKSNNFKVKHPDHDHNLLGQAWRLWNEERAVEFMDVNLDLTTIPSEFMSCLQVGLLCVQNLPEDRPTMSSVVFMLSNESIALGQPKKPDFFEEKLEYRGYSEKESFSNNAMTITLLEARN
- the LOC102669607 gene encoding G-type lectin S-receptor-like serine/threonine-protein kinase At4g27290 isoform X2, with translation MKKVVIIIFALACLSILQKTSYAADVLTPTSSIKGGQELISAGQNFSLGFFTPGTSKSRYVGIWYKNILPQTIVWVANRDSPLNDTSGNLTVAADGNIVLFDGAGNRIWFTNSSRPIQEPIAKLLDSGNLVLIDGKNSDSDSYIWQSFDYPTDTMLPGLKLGWDKTSGLNRYLTSWKSANDPSPGNFTYRFDQKEFPELVIRQGMNITFRSGIWDGIRFNSDDWLSFNEITAFKPQLSVTRNEAVYWDEPGDRLSRFVMRDDGLLQRYIWDNKILKWTQMYEARKDFCDTYGACGANGICNIKDLPAYCDCLKGFIPNSQEEWDSFNWSGGCIRRTPLNCTEGDRFQKLSWVKLPMLLQFWTNNSMSLEECHVECLKNCSCTAYANSALNEGPHGCLLWFGNLIDIRLLITEEDAGGQLDLYVRLAASEIESTANASKRRKIALIISASSLALLLLCIILCLSKKYIKRRRTTTDLGHRNHNEDQAPPLFEIYTILAATNNFSIENKIGEGGFGPVYRGKLAHGQEIAVKRLSKTSKQGISEFMNEVGLVAKLQHRNLVSVLGGCTQGEERMLVYEYMPNSSLDHFIFDPKQGKTLKWRKRYDIIVGIARGLLYLHQDSKLTIIHRDLKTSNILLDNELNPKISDFGVSRIVEGDHFAVTTNEIVGTIGYMSPEYAVNGLLSVKSDVFSFGVIVLEILSGTKSNNFKVKHPDHDHNLLGQAWRLWNEERAVEFMDVNLDLTTIPSEFMSCLQVGLLCVQNLPEDRPTMSSVVFMLSNESIALGQPKKPDFFEEKLEYRGYSEKESFSNNAMTITLLEARN